The following coding sequences lie in one Anomalospiza imberbis isolate Cuckoo-Finch-1a 21T00152 chromosome 17, ASM3175350v1, whole genome shotgun sequence genomic window:
- the RAE1 gene encoding mRNA export factor RAE1, with translation MSLFGSTSGFGTGGTSMFGSTTADNHNPMKDIEVTSPPDDSISCLAFSPPTLPGNFLIAGSWANDVRCWEVQDNGQTIPKAQQMHTGPVLDACWSDDGSKVFTASCDKTAKMWDLNSNQAIQIAQHDAPVKTIHWIKAPNYSCVMTGSWDKTLKFWDTRSPTPMMTLQLPERCYCADVVHPMAAVATAERGLIVYQLENQPSEFRRIESPLKHQHRCVAIFKDKVNKPTGFALGSIEGRVAIHYINPPNPAKDNFTFKCHRSNGTNTSAPQDIYAVNGIAFHPVHGTLATVGSDGRFSFWDKDARTKLKTSEQLDQPISACCFNHNGNIFAYASSYDWSKGHEFYNPQKKNYIFLRNAAEELKPRNKK, from the exons ATGAGTCTGTTCGGATCCACGTCGGGGTTCGGTACCGGCGGTACCAGCATGTTCGGCAGCACGACAGCAGATAACCACAACCCGATGAAG GATATTGAAGTAACATCTCCACCTGATGACAGCATATCTTGTTTAGCGTTTAGTCCACCAACGCTGCCGGGTAACTTCCTCATTGCAGGATCATGGGCAAATGAT GTTCGCTGCTGGGAAGTTCAGGATAACGGACAGACAATTCCAAAGGCTCAGCAGATGCACACAGGGCCTGTACTAGATGCCTGCTGGAGTGAT gatGGGAGTAAAGTATTTACTGCTTCCTGTGATAAAACTGCCAAAATGTGGGATCTCAACAGTAATCAGGCAATTCAGATTGCACAA CATGATGCTCCTGTGAAGACCATCCATTGGATTAAAGCACCAAATTACAGCTGTGTGATGACAGGAAGCTGGGATAAAACTTTGAAG TTCTGGGATACCCGTTCACCAACACCTATGATGACACTGCAGCTCCCTGAACGATGTTACTGTGCAGATGTG GTTCATCCTATGGCAGCTGTGGCCACTGCAGAAAGGGGTTTGATAGTTTATCAGTTAGAAAACCAACCATCTGAATTTAGAAGAATAGAATCTCCCCTGAAACACCAG CATCGCTGTGTTGCTATTTTCAAAGACAAAGTCAACAAACCAACTGGATTTGCCCTTGGAAGCATTGAAGGCCGAGTAGCAATCCATTATATCAACCCCCCAAACCC TGCAAAAGATAATTTCACTTTTAAATGCCATCGCTCCAATGGAACAAACACATCAGCACCTCAGGACATCTATGCT gTTAATGGGATCGCATTCCACCCTGTCCATGGCACTCTGGCCACAGTAGGGTCTGATGGGAGGTTCAGCTTTTGGGATAAAGATGCACGGACAAAGCTAAAAACCTCAGAGCAGCTGGACCAGCCAATATCTGCTTGTTGTTTCAACCACAATGGCAATATATTTGCTTATGCTTCCAGCTATGATTGGTCAAAG gGTCATGAATTCTATAATCCACAGAAGAAAAACTACATTTTTCTGCGAAATGCAGCAGAAGAGCTGAAGCCCAGGAATAAGAAGTAG